Proteins encoded within one genomic window of Oryza brachyantha chromosome 7, ObraRS2, whole genome shotgun sequence:
- the LOC102701369 gene encoding protein EXORDIUM-like 7: protein MGSLRLLPCHPPCLLLLLLVASAAIAGGGVRCAPVYRADYLVDGNQLVDMQYHMGPVVSGSPTNLYLIWYGRWEPAAQAVLRDFLASLSPAAGAPFPAVSDWWGRTPRMYTDQTGANVTGTLAVAGEHSDAGYSHGASLRRLDMQSVIRSAVYAYPNPLPLDPYSGVYLVLTSPDVQVEEFCRAVCGFHYFTFASVVGVTVPYAWVGNSGTQCPGKCAYPFAAPDYGGGAGQVLRPPNGDAGVDGMVIVLGHELAELTTNPLVNAWYAGDTPTAPTEIADLCLGVYGDGGGAGGLVGNVSRAADGASYNVNGVNGRRFMVQWLWNPVRGACYGPNAAGA, encoded by the coding sequence ATGGGGAGTCTTCGGCTCCTCCCATGCCACCCTccttgcctcctcctcctcctcctcgtcgcctccgccgccatcgccggcggcggcgtgcggtgCGCGCCGGTGTACCGGGCGGACTACCTGGTGGACGGAAACCAGCTGGTGGACATGCAGTACCACATGGGCCCCGTCGTGTCGGGGTCGCCGACCAACCTGTACCTCATCTGGTACGGGCGCTGGGAGCCCGCCGCGCAGGCCGTGCTCCGGGACTTCCTCGCCTcgctctcgccggcggcgggggcgccgtTCCCGGCGGTGTCCGACTGGTGGGGCCGCACGCCGCGGATGTACACGGACCAGACGGGCGCCAACGTGACGGGcacgctcgccgtcgccggcgagcactCCGACGCGGGGTACTCGCACGGCGCGTCGCTGCGGCGGCTCGACATGCAATCCGTCATCCGCTCCGCCGTGTACGCCTACCCGAACCCGCTGCCGCTCGACCCCTACAGCGGCGTCTACCTGGTGCTCACCTCGCCGGACGTGCAGGTGGAGGAGTTCTGCCGCGCCGTCTGCGGCTTCCACTACTTCACCTTCGCGTCCGTCGTCGGCGTCACCGTGCCGTACGCGTGGGTCGGGAACAGTGGCACGCAGTGCCCCGGGAAATGCGCGTACCCGTTCGCCGCGCCGgactacggcggcggcgccgggcagGTGCTGCGGCCGCCGAACGGCGACGCCGGGGTGGACGGGATGGTGATCGTGCTCGGCCACGAGCTGGCGGAGCTGACCACGAACCCGCTGGTGAACGCGTGGTACGCCGGGGACACGCCCACGGCGCCGACGGAGATCGCCGACCTCTGCCTGGGGGtgtacggcgacggcggcggcgccggcgggctcGTCGGGAACGTgtcgcgcgccgccgacggcgcctcCTACAACGTCAACGGCGTCAACGGCCGGCGGTTCATGGTGCAGTGGCTCTGGAACCCCGTCCGCGGCGCGTGCTACGGCCCcaacgccgccggcgcctga
- the LOC102716704 gene encoding uncharacterized protein LOC102716704, with protein MDDAEASILASLGRVRLCDLAAADGLPSDGYKMCVSALTQSLAQYSAAVVELPPADGALLRSGLDSSRLFFHRRGYGSGEAGGGSDEAREWCKTSGYYADPQMWLEMYDFRPGITAMEPSDVAELPPSGLPDMFSVLGKVSREVLDAISFSLNLRSCTFTELLDNIPLRSQEVSSSVLSACCHSRPSFEGAQQHSVASQDDEQLLMFSDQEHHIDKTLLTLVKSDRSGLYIKDLQGRWILVDGDLGPHDIVVYPGLALYRETAGYVNPAVHKTEVGNLQECMFGRCSLVFKLMPRSVARLSGSEMRAAGHGVDAQFQVPMLVNDFMQTEHSANQLFPKNNEPSPHAEQESSYNFVVKRKKDGRKTKPLPPSKRLRLEAQRVLKERVQDIADKKGIKLRFCSLRDCESHIKSLDRPCENIRIEIGWPPGVPFVHPHDLPNKSKLRFLEAYEPGWTASQQDFEEQVSVNLDALPTLDMF; from the exons ATGGATGACGCGGAGGCGAGCATTCTCGCGTCCCTCGGCCGCGTGCGCCTCtgcgacctcgccgccgccgatggccTCCCTTCCGACGGCTACAAGATGTGCGTGTCGGCCCTGACGCAGTCGCTGGCGCAGTattccgccgccgtcgtcgagctGCCCCCTGCCGATGGCGCTCTGCTGAGGTCCGGCCTGGACTCCTCCCGCCTCTTCTTCCATCGGCGTGGGTACGGCTCCGGCGAGGCCGGTGGCGGCTCAGATGAAGCCCGGGAGTGGTGCAAGACGTCTGGTTACTATGCTGACCCGCAGATGTGGCTGGAAATGTATGACTTCAGGCCTGGGATTACGGCAATGGAGCCGAGTGATGTGGCGGAATTGCCTCCGTCAGGGTTGCCTGATATGTTCTCGGTCCTCGGGAAGGTTTCCCGGGAGGTCTTGGATGCGATTAGCTTCTCGCTGAATTTGCGCAGCTGCACATTTACGGAGTTGCTTGACAACATACCCTTGAGAAGCCAAGAAGTGTCATCTTCTGTGCTTTCAGCATGTTGTCACTCAAGGCCATCATTTGAAGGAGCACAGCAACATAGCGTTGCTTCTCAGGATGATGAACAATTGCTCATGTTTTCTGATCAGGAGCACCACATTGATAAGACTTTGCTTACGCTGGTTAAGTCGGATAGGTCAGGGCTGTATATCAAAGATTTGCAAGGGCGCTGGATTCTTGTTGATGGAGACCTTGGTCCGCATGATATTGTTGTCTATCCTGGCCTTGCACTTTATCGGGAAACAGCTGGATATGTAAACCCAGCTGTGCACAAGACAGAGGTTGGAAACTTGCAGGAGTGTATGTTTGGGCGGTGTTCGTTGGTTTTCAAGCTCATGCCGAGATCAGTTGCGAGACTGAGTGGTTCGGAGATGAGGGCTGCTGGCCATGGTGTTGACGCGCAGTTTCAGGTCCCCATGCTGGTTAATGATTTCATGCAGACAGAGCATTCTGCCAACCAACTATTTCCCAAGAACAATGAACCATCACCACATGCCGAACAGGAAT CATCATATAACTTTGTggtgaagagaaagaaagacgGTAGAAAAACAAAGCCACTCCCTCCTTCCAAAAGACTTCGCTTAGAAGCGCAGAGGGTGCTCAAGGAGCGTGTCCAGGATATTGCAGATAAGAAAGGCATCAAGCTGAGATTTTGCAGTCTCAGGGACTGTGAAAGCCACATAAAATCATTGGACCGTCCATGTGAGAACATCAGAATTGAAATTGGATGGCCACCAGGTGTTCCGTTTGTCCATCCACATGACCTCCCAAACAAATCAAAGCTCAGATTTTTGGAGGCTTATGAACCCGGATGGACAGCCTCCCAGCAAGACTTCGAG GAGCAGGTTTCTGTAAATTTAGATGCATTACCAACCTTGGATATGTTTTGA
- the LOC102716984 gene encoding protein CHROMATIN REMODELING 4, protein MMKERSSLCESAADGNWVLKYKRKRSKLTVSPSSEHGASSPVLDSPMNNGSIKKKFKYDNISPSAKKIRGNDGYFYECVECDLGGNLLCCDSCPRTYHLECLNPPLKRAPPGNWQCPRCRTKKVSLKLLDNADADTSKRERTRRMRTSTTSDSPSPHNKVSFNTSRGAAKDDEPSAKDNGVEKRKPLILHLKKRSTKELSTDTTSSKSGLLGKSSEEKHDKHESTLKVKKPLQSMELPPKKYKNKKQQSHRESKRSEAKKVKYVASDVDSDSSMEPSTSLEHSESPPPKKKPLDGRTPASSTKKGKKKVKFVDKKHPENAVHVTEKEHGGAGDKIMTQEDRQVDRVLGCRLQTSQIISPAQASSQQIESTNLHLDDMATPNASSLPEPSQAFSKGFHEEVQSSKSDTNVTEDACADELENHGGENHLDCSEAQKDSNVRSHEHKESLSAKEIMNTSLVHSTDQIITVKDAGAVQTNVTASVNGEYETVTDIPEEKNNTKHSVSKAEAEVHTKQEHTPESKLHVKIQEAEGKELEGTTYEFLVKWVGKSNIHNSWISESELKVLAKRKLENYKAKYGTSLINICKEQWCQPQRVIALRTSLDEVEEALIKWCGLPYDECTWERSDEPTMVKYAHLVTQFKKFDCQALDKDMGGKANARDRQELNVLVEQPKELQGGMLFPHQLEALNWLRKCWYKSKNVILADEMGLGKTVSACAFLSSLCCEFKINLPCLVLVPLSTMPNWMAEFASWAPHLNVVEYHGSARARSIIRQYEWHEGDASQIGKIKKSHKFNVLLTTYEMVLVDAAYLRSVSWEVLIVDEGHRLKNSSSKLFSLLNTLSFQHRVLLTGTPLQNNIGEMYNLLNFLQPSSFPSLASFEEKFNDLTTAEKVEELKKLVAPHMLRRLKKDAMQNIPPKTERMVPVELTSIQAEYYRAMLTKNYQVLRNIGKGGAHQSLLNIVMQLRKVCNHPYLIPGTEPESGSPEFLHEMRIKASAKLTLLHSMLKILHKDGHRVLIFSQMTKLLDILEDYLTWEFGPKTFERVDGSVSVAERQAAIARFNQDKSRFVFLLSTRSCGLGINLATADTVVIYDSDFNPHADIQAMNRAHRIGQSNRLLVYRLVVRASVEERILQLAKKKLMLDQLFVNKSESQKEVEDIIRWGTEELFRNSDGANVKDNNEASSAKNDIADVEFKHRRKTGGLGDVYEDRCADGSAKFIWDENAITKLLDRSNLPSTVAESTDGDLDNDMLGTVKSIDWNDELNDDPGATEDVPNIDNDGSEQASETKQDATNRVEENEWDKLLRVRWEQYQIEEEASLGRGKRLRKAVSYRETFATIPNEALSEDSDEEDEPKREYTAAGLALKEKYGKLRARQKERIAQRHLIKNYADDRLEEFMKLYDSSANPLRIVEDPNPVQPSGAKRLNESTAEMKQSSKKTKRYPEIPQELYAKLPGNTASSKHHPKAADISNPGTPHHLLPVLGLCAPNADQMNSYKGSVCGPSTKEQKKASSELANKSLLTPADHSSEQKNDVQPTSCKPMFPGSSEETLRRLNNIIPDSYFPFQPIPPIPGKGIGDPVENPVSSFPSFQGKLGLPNFNLEDSIPLKHMKSVPDLFPNLSLGTSNEYLRNCVPELPNSSLLPSFMADIAGTSKQKNKFMADMSGLLPGLAMNPVQQIHSSMPENHKKVLDKLMMRAQYSSSKVLKNASNKFLKKSPKPDYWSEDELDALWIGVRRHGRGNWEAMLRDPKLKFLSHRSHEELASRWILEEQKIIEEPMSTATRNSNSTSFPGISDAMMSRALNGSNFSKLRMEPPKLQSHLTDIQLGCNDIPTRFSHVEPTNYMNLSEGGPSLTPWQDFKNRSGYSGDFPGTLDKWEKPDIGLIPPFMPNPFMKESIGSLPINRHNSSSIQQNEVGLSSHESILHGFSDGQAKLFHEMQRRVKLGKLPIEMNLNHTRLSDPLIENSGDFGSSKPNKLPHWLQEAVRAPPSKPPECELPATVSAIAQSVCLLLGEQKPAIPPFLIPGPRLSLPKDPRSALKKRRVHKVQQTSSHAEHPKITVGQGDQSSTPSALLSKEAARASPAVFKSIDGSSLNLNSPSSSSAGSQGQDVSTPTLEVPHKTMEGQEPAAAAGTCPSTPEAPETGTQSELSGSCRSPVRDTPDPDNLKSKLSGSVNSPTGMSGSPVVDAPGASSKPAAVTLSSDDESTQEGVSYKAVTVSDQEKSTPPDDSKNSGAADSVSTPPDDIKNSGAADSVSAAQTADEDKVDEMLTNEH, encoded by the exons CCATCAAGTGAGCATGGAGCTTCCTCACCAGTACTGGATTCTCCAATGAACAATGGCTCTATCAAAAagaagttcaaatatgacaaCATTTCTCCATCAGCCAAGAAGATAAGAGGAAATGATGGG TACTTCTATGAGTGTGTAGAATGTGATCTTGGTGGCAACTTGCTGTGCTGTGATAGCTGTCCTCGAACATACCACTTGGAATGTCTTAATCCCCCTCTCAAG CGTGCACCACCTGGAAATTGGCAATGCCCAAGATGCCGTACGAAAAAAGTAAGTTTGAAGCTCTTAGACAATGCTGATGCTGACACCTCTAAACGTGAAAGGACAAGGAGAATGCGCACAAGTACCACATCAGACAGCCCATCTCCACATAACAAAGTCTCTTTTAATACATCACGTGGTGCTGCTAAGGATGATGAACCCAGTGCAAAAGACAATGGAGTTGAGAAAAGGAAACCATTAATCTTACATTTGAAGAAGCGTTCAACCAAGGAACTATCTACAGATACCACATCCTCAAAGTCAGGGTTGCTTGGAAAGTCTTCAGAAGAGAAACATGATAAGCATGAAAGTACTTTGAAAGTGAAGAAACCTCTGCAGTCCATGGAACTACCTCCAAAGAAATATAAGAACAAGAAGCAACAAAGTCACAGAGAAAGTAAGAGATCTGAAGCAAAAAAGGTCAAATATGTGGCATCAGATGTGGACAGTGATTCTTCAATGGAACCATCTACTTCTCTTGAGCACAGCGAATCAccaccacccaaaaaaaaaccattggATGGAAGAACACCTGCATCAAGTaccaagaaaggaaaaaagaaagtgaaATTTGTTGATAAAAAACATCCTGAG AATGCCGTTCATGTAACTGAAAAGGAGCATGGTGGTGCAGGAGACAAAATAATGACTCAGGAGGACCGGCAG GTTGATCGCGTCCTAGGATGTCGTCTTCAGACAAGTCAAATCATTTCACCTGCCCAGGCTTCATCACAGCAGATTGAATCAACTAATTTGCATCTGGATGATATGGCCACTCCTAATGCTTCCAGTCTACCAGAACCTAGTCAAGCCTTTTCAAAAGGATTTCATGAAGAAGTTCAGTCATCTAAAAGTGATACTAATGTGACAGAGGATGCATGTGCTGATGAATTAGAAAACCATGGTGGTGAAAATCATTTGGATTGTTCTGAAGCTCAAAAGGACAGTAACGTTAGATCCCATGAACACAAGGAGTCACTTAGCGCAAAAGAAATCATGAATACATCATTAGTGCATTCCACTGATCAAATCATCACAGTAAAAGATGCTGGAGCTGTACAGACGAATGTAACAGCTTCAGTAAATGGTGAATATGAGACAGTAACTGACATTCCAGAAGAAAAGAATAACACTAAACATTCAGTTTCCAAAGCTGAGGCAGAAGTCCATACTAAACAAGAACATACACCTGAAAGTAAATTACATGTGAAAATACAAGAAGCTGAAGGGAAGGAGCTTGAAGGAACTACTTATGAGTTTTTAGTCAAATGGGTTGGCAAATCGAATATCCATAACAGCTGGATTTCTGAATCTGAACTGAAAGTATTAGCTAAAAGGAaactagaaaattacaaaGCAAAGTATGGAACGTCTTTGATAAACATTTGCAAAGAACAATGGTGCCAACCACAAAGAGTTATTGCTCTGCGCACTTCTTTAGATGAAGTAGAAGAAGCTTTGATCAAATGGTGTGGTCTTCCTTATGACGAATGCACGTGGGAAAGATCAGATGAACCTACAATGGTGAAATATGCCCATTTGGTCACAcagttcaaaaaatttgactGCCAGGCTTTGGATAAGGATATGGGAGGTAAAGCAAATGCAAGAGACCGCCAAGAGCTTAATGTGTTGGTTGAGCAGCCAAAAGAACTCCAGGGAGGCATGCTTTTCCCTCATCAACTGGAAGCATTGAACTGGCTACGCAAGTGCTGGTACAAGTCAAAAAATGTTATCCTTGCTGATGAGATGGGTCTTGGAAAGACTGTGTCAGCCTGTGCTTTTCTATCATCCCTTTGCTGtgaatttaagattaatttgCCATGCCTTGTCTTGGTTCCTCTTTCTACTATGCCCAACTGGATGGCTGAGTTTGCTTCATGGGCACCTCATTTAAATGTTGTGGAGTATCATGGTTCTGCACGGGCAAGATCTATTATTCGTCAATATGAATGGCATGAGGGTGATGCAAGCCAGATAGGTAAAATCAAGAAGTCTCACAAGTTCAATGTTTTGCTCACTACTTACGAAATGGTGCTTGTTGATGCTGCATATCTTCGTTCTGTATCATGGGAGGTTCTTATAGTTGATGAGGGTCATCGTCTGAAGAACTCTAGCAGCAAACTCTTCAGTTTGCTCAATACATTATCGTTTCAGCATAGAGTTTTGCTGACTGGAACTCCGTTACAGAATAACATTGGTGAAATGTATAACTTATTGAACTTCTTACAACCTTCTTCTTTCCCTTCTCTAGCTTCATTTGAGGAGAAGTTCAATGACCTTACAACAGCAGAGAAAGTGGAGGAGCTGAAGAAACTTGTAGCTCCACATATGCTTCGAAGACTGAAAAAGGATGCAATGCAAAATATCCCTCCGAAGACGGAGCGAATGGTGCCTGTCGAATTGACATCAATTCAGGCTGAATACTACCGTGCTATGCTTACAAAGAATTATCAAGTACTGCGCAATATTGGGAAAGGTGGTGCTCACCAGTCATTGTTGAACATAGTAATGCAGCTTCGGAAAGTCTGCAATCATCCATATCTTATTCCTGGAACTGAACCTGAATCAGGATCACCAGAATTTTTGCATGAAATGCGAATAAAGGCCTCAGCAAAGTTAACTTTGTTGCACTCTATGCTTAAAATCCTACACAAGGATGGTCATCGAGTTCTTATTTTTTCTCAGATGACAAAGCTTCTTGACATCCTTGAAGATTACCTGACTTGGGAGTTTGGTCCGAAAACATTTGAAAGAGTGGATGGTTCGGTATCTGTGGCAGAACGCCAGGCAGCAATTGCTCGCTTTAATCAGGACAAGAGTCGTTTTGTGTTCCTGCTATCTACACGATCATGTGGGCTTGGTATTAATTTGGCAACTGCAGATACTGTTGTCATATATGATTCTGATTTCAATCCACATGCCGATATACAGGCAATGAACAGGGCACACAGAATCGGGCAGTCAAATAGACTTTTAGTTTACAGGCTTGTTGTGCGTGCTAGTGTTGAGGAGCGTATCTTGCAACTTGCGAAGAAAAAATTGATGCTTGATCAACTTTTTGTTAACAAATCAGAATCACAGAAAGAAGTGGAAGATATTATTCGTTGGGGAACAGAGGAACTCTTCAGGAATAGTGATGGTGCAAATGTTAAAGATAATAATGAAGCTTCTAGTGCTAAAAATGATATAGCAGATGTTGAGTTTAAGCATAGAAGAAAAACTGGTGGACTAGGCGATGTTTATGAAGACAGGTGTGCTGATGGTTCTGCTAAATTTATTTGGGATGAAAATGCTATCACAAAGCTTCTTGACAGATCCAACCTTCCATCAACAGTAGCTGAAAGCACTGATGGGGACTTGGACAATGATATGCTTGGCACTGTAAAg TCAATAGATTGGAATGATGAGCTGAATGATGATCCTGGCGCCACTGAGGACGTCCcaaatattgataatgatgGTTCCGAGCAGGCATCTGAAACAAAGCAGGATGCAACTAATCGTGTAGAAGAAAATGAATGGGACAAACTCTTACGTGTCAG ATGGGAGCAGTATCAAATTGAGGAGGAAGCATCTCTTGGCCGAGGTAAGCGTTTAAGGAAGGCTGTTTCTTACAGGGAAACATTTGCAACCATTCCTAATGAAGCTTTAAGCGAG GACTCTGATGAGGAGGACGAACCAAAGAGAGAATACACTGCAGCTGGACTGGCTTTGAAGGAAAAATA CGGAAAACTCCGAGCTAGACAAAAAGAGAGGATTGCTCAGCGCCATTTGATTAAGAACTATGCTGATGATAGACTCGAAGAGTTCATGAAACTATATGATTCGAGTGCAAATCCCTTGAGAATTGTAGAAGATCCCAATCCTGTGCAGCCATCTGGGGCTAAACGTCTCAATGAATCAACTGCAGAAATGAAGCAATCCTCGAAGAAAACAAAGAGATATCCTGAAATTCCTCAAGAGCTTTATGCCAAGCTTCCGGGCAATACTGCTTCATCGAAACACCACCCAAAAGCTGCAGATATCTCCAATCCAGGAACTCCACATCACCTCTTACCTGTTCTTGGCCTTTGTGCTCCAAATGCTGATCAGATGAACTCATATAAAGGTTCAGTTTGTGGGCCAAGCACAAAGGAACAAAAGAAAGCTAGTAGTGAACTAGCCAATAAATCGCTATTGACTCCTGCAGATCATTCTAGCGAACAGAAAAATGATGTCCAACCAACTTCTTGTAAGCCTATGTTTCCTGGTTCCTCCGAGGAGACTTTGCGAAGGCTTAATAACATCATTCCAGATAGTTACTTCCCCTTCCAACCT aTTCCTCCTATTCCTGGGAAGGGGATTGGTGATCCCGTAGAAAATCCTGTATCGTCCTTTCCTTCATTTCAAGGGAAACTGGGTCTTCCTAATTTTAATCTGGAAGACAGCATTCCACTTAAGCATATGAAGTCAGTACCAGATCTTTTCCCCAACTTGTCATTGGGCACTAGCAATGAATATCTACGTAATTGTGTCCCAGAACTGCCAAATAGTTCATTGCTACCAAGCTTTATGGCAGATATTGCTGGAACTTCAAAACAGAAGAACAAGTTCATGGCAGATATGTCTGGCCTTCTTCCAGGTTTGGCTATGAACCCTGTTCAACAAATCCATTCATCCATGCCTGAAAATCATAAGAAGGTCTTGGACAAATTAATGATGCGTGCTCAATATTCCTCAAGCAAGGTCTTGAAGAATGCCTCAAATAAGTTCCTAAAAAAGAGTCCAAAACCTGACTACTGGTCAGAAGATGAACTTGATGCATTGTGGATTGGGGTTCGTAGGCATGGAAGGGGTAACTGGGAGGCCATGCTTAGAGATCCAAAGCTCAAGTTTTTGAGCCACCGATCTCATGAAGAGCTAGCCTCGAGATGGATTTTGGAGGAGCAGAAAATTATAGAGGAACCAATGTCTACAGCCACCAGAAACTCCAACTCTACATCATTTCCTGGAATATCGGACGCAATGATGTCTCGGGCACTTAATGGAAGTAACTTCTCCAAACTGAGGATGGAGCCGCCAAAGTTGCAGTCCCACCTAACTGATATTCAGTTAGGTTGCAATGATATACCAACTAGATTTTCTCATGTTGAGCCCACTAATTACATGAATTTAAGTGAGGGTGGTCCCTCACTGACACCGTGGCAGGATTTCAAAAACAGATCAGGATACAGTGGAGATTTTCCTGGCACACTTGACAAGTGGGAGAAACCTGATATTGGACTGATCCCACCATTTATGCCAAATCCTTTTATGAAGGAAAGCATTGGCTCACTGCCCATAAACAGACACAACAGTAGTTCCATTCAGCAGAATGAAGTTGGACTGAGTTCCCATGAGAGCATTCTTCATGGTTTTTCAGATGGACAAGCCAAATTATTCCATGAGATGCAACGGCGTGTCAAATTAGGGAAATTGCCGATTGAGATGAATCTGAATCACACAAGGCTTTCAGATCCTCTAATTGAGAACTCTGGTGATTTTGGAAGTTCAAAACCAAACAAGCTACCACATTGGCTTCAGGAGGCTGTGCGTGCACCTCCATCTAAGCCACCTGAATGTGAACTACCAGCAACTGTTTCAGCAATTGCTCAATCTGTGTGCCTACTACTTGGAGAGCAAAAACCAGCAATACCTCCATTCCTGATTCCAGGACCTCGTCTTTCTCTCCCCAAGGACCCAAGGAGTGCTCTAAAGAAGAGGAGAGTTCACAAAGTTCAGCAAACTTCTTCCCACGCGGAGCATCCCAAAATCACAGTTGGGCAAGGTGACCAGAGCTCTACTCCATCAGCACTGCTATCCAAGGAAGCTGCACGTGCCTCTCCTGCAGTTTTTAAAAGCATTGATGGTTCCTCACTCAACTTGAACTCCCCTTCTTCATCGTCAGCTGGCAGTCAGGGGCAGGATGTTTCAACTCCCACTCTTGAAGTACCCCACAAAACCATGGAAGGTCAAGAacctgctgccgccgctggcACTTGCCCATCCACGCCAGAGGCTCCTGAGACAGGTACTCAGAGCGAATTGTCTGGATCGTGTAGATCGCCCGTGAGGGATACTCCTGATCCTGACAATCTGAAGAGCAAATTGTCTGGATCAGTCAATTCACCTACGGGAATGTCAGGGTCGCCAGTGGTTGATGCACCTGGGGCAAGCAGCAAGCCAGCTGCAGTGACCCTATCAAGTGACGACGAGTCGACCCAAGAGGGTGTATCATACAAAGCCGTAACCGTCAGCGACCAGGAGAAATCGACTCCCCCTGACGATAGCAAAAATTCAGGTGCGGCAGATTCAGTTTCGACTCCCCCTGACGATATCAAAAATTCAGGTGCGGCAGATTCAGTTTCGGCAGCTCAGACAGCTGACGAAGATAAGGTGGACGAGATGCTCACAAATGAGCATTAA